CTATTTCTTTTTCTAGAGTATATCAAACTTCCAAAAAGGCAAACGTAAGGCGAAATCTATTTGCTTTTTTGCTTTCTTGCTCGGTATTCGTTTACCAAGACACTCATTATGGTTGAATCATGATATTCATGATCATAAAAAAGAAAGTCACGCTGAATACCATCCTGAACAAAGCCTAGCTTTTCGTAGACATATGTGGCACGTACGTTAAACCAAAATACATTTAATTCAATACATCTCAGGACAATCTCATGAACAAGCAAAATTACCTTCTATACGAAAACTAGCTGATTTACTTGGTATTAGTACCACGCCTGTAGAACAAGCCTACCAGCAGCTTGTCTCAGAGGGTTTTGTTGTTAGCAAACCAAAACAAGGCTATTACGTACAATCATTATCTGAGATATATGTTCAAAGGGTAATGGGCTATAAAAAGTTTCTAAAGGCGGGTTTGACTCATCTAAATTACAAGTCAAAAGCGAAGAAGAATTGGTTCAGCTAGCAAAAAAGGCAGATATTCAACTAGCCTCTGCATCTTGAATTCCCCTTTAATTCATATGATTCTATATTGTATAAAAATTGAAAATAATCATAAATTCGTTTATCATTTGGTATAGGAGTGATGATAATGACTAACCTTATCGTAGAAAACAGGTGGGGGCTTCTCATTGTTGCCGAAATAACATTTTGGCTACTATTTCTTTCTTTTTTATTATTTCGTTACTTACTTCAAAAGTCGTATGCTTCAAAGATTTCATTTACCCTCCTTTTGTTAAATGAAATTTGGATTATTGGACTGGGTATCATTGATTACATGCAAACTGGTGTATTTTCTATTTACCAAATTGTGATCGCAGTCCTCCTTTTATATGCAGTTACATACGGGAAACAAGATGCAAGAAAGGTTGACATGTTCATTCGAAAAAAAATAGCAAAATGGAAAGGTCAACCATGGCCAACACTACCAGAGGATATTGCTTATCTTGAAAATCAGCTCTATGGTTGGGAGCACACGAAGAAGGAACTTATCGGTTTCGCCAAACATGGAATCCTCTTTGCAGTTGTACATCTGTCTGTATTTATTTATCTCTGGGTTGTAAACCGAGATGTTATGCCATCTGAACTTTCTTTATTAGATAAAGGAAGGTGGCTGATCGCTACTTTTACAAGTATAAAACAAGTAAAGGCTGCAAGTGGTATCTGGTCAACCATTCTATTTATTGATGGTCTTATTACTTCTTCTTATATCTTTTCCCCAAAGCAGCCTGCAAAAAAGAATGAGAAAATCTGAAAAATTCATGGTTTGATCAGTCAGACTAAATTGAATACTACCGCATCTACGTTTAAGACAAAAATATTTATAGTAGACGGAAAATTCTATACATACGTGTAAAAAAGCTATTCCCAGGTAGATCATCTCCTGTTGGAATAGCTTTTTTATATTTTGTGTACGCTTTGAGCTATCGTTTTCTCTGTTTCATAAGCAGGTCCAGTCTAAGCAGGTATACCTCTTTTAGAATCAATATAGTTTGCCATTTCTGCAACAGTTGCATAGGAGAACATATCTGATTGTGTAGTATGATTTGGTTGTGACAACGGAGCAATTTTAACCTGAGTATAGATCGTCCAGCTATCTTTAGGAGTTCCGTCCTCTTCGTAATCCTGACTTGTTACCGTTAGTTTTAGATCAATTCAATATTACCTTCATAAGTACATACTTGTCTAAGCAAAAAAATAGCGTGAAGCCACTCTTTAATCGAGTTCGTTTCACGCTGTTTTTATATGATTACCTTTTTTTGTTCTTTTGTTAAACCTCTAACCTTAGATCAGTACTTTTTATTTATTTTACCTTAGGGCACCCTTCATCAGTATTCGTTTATCCACTTTTCAAATCAATGTTAGTTGATACTTTGACTCGAAAAAAGGATAAACTTCGTACCCCTCTCTATCATACTATTTTACATTCGCTTGTTTAC
This is a stretch of genomic DNA from Brevibacillus laterosporus DSM 25. It encodes these proteins:
- a CDS encoding GntR family transcriptional regulator yields the protein MRKLADLLGISTTPVEQAYQQLVSEGFVVSKPKQGYYVQSLSEIYVQRVMGYKKFLKAGLTHLNYKSKAKKNWFS